CTACGGCGCAACTTCGATCCCGACAAGCAGTTCCTGTTTTTTGTGGACGACTCGCTTGCCGGAAACAGGGATTACATGCGTGAGCTTCTGGAAGGGCTCATCAGCGAAAAAATGGTCCCGAAGATGGGCTGGCACTCCCAGATGCGGGCAGATGTCGCCACCGATCCGTCGCTGGTCAAGCTGATGGCGAAAACCAACTGTGCCTTTGCAACGTTCGGATTTGAATCGATCAATCCTAAAACCCTGAAGTCCCTGCAAAAGGGGCAGACGCCGGAATCGATCCAGCGTTGCGTCTCGCGCATGCATGACGAAAAAATACTCGTCAACGGCTTTTTCATGCTCGGTTCGGACTTCGATACGAAGGAGAGCATCCAGGCGACATGGGAGTTCGCCCTGAAAAGCGGATGTGTCATCGCCGGGTTCATGCCCCTGACGCCGTTTCCGGGAACCGGACTTTTCAAGGAGATGGAATCCGAGGGGCGGATATTCATCAAGGACTGGGAACTGTACGACGTCCAGCATGTGGTCTACTGGCCGCGGAACATGAGTCCATCCGAGCTGTACCTGGGATGTCTCAAGGCGTACCAGCAGTTCTACCGCCGCTGGGCCCGTCCCGGGCTCCTCAGGCACATGCCGCTCAACCGGATGCTGACGACCCCAAATGCGATCGTCGGCGGGTCGTGGCCGTTCATCAAGCTCGGGGCGTACTACAAGGAACTGTTCGCCAACCGGGACTACATCCGGATGCTGAAACGAATCGAACAGGAACGCGAAAAGGGCCGGGAAGTCCCGGTCCAGAAGCCGTTCAATACGGCATCGCCATATCACGATCTTCTGACGAGCCGGAGGGAAAAGGCGCTGTTTGCGGAAGGACTCCACCTGATGGGTGCGATTGCCTGACCGCGCTCTGGTGCGCGACAGGCGCCCGGACGAGCAGCAGAAGGAAAGCCCGATGGTTCAGAACCAGTGGAACGACGCCGAGGCAGCCCGCCACTCTACCCCCCTGGAGAAGCTGGTTTATGTCAGCCGTCTCCTTGGATCCGACCCTTCTCTGGTGCTCCATGGAGGAGGCAACACCTCCGCCAAGGATTCTGTCCGGAATCTGGCCGGTGACCGGCTCGATGTCCTGTTTGTGAAGGGCTCGGGCTGGGACATGGCAACCATCGAGGCGCCGGGGTTTCCCGGCGTTGACCTCAACTATCTCCGTAAACTCCGGCCCCTCGCGGCCCTCGGTGATATCGAGATGGTCAATGAACTGAGGACGCACCTTCTCAATGCCGAGTCTCCCACTCCATCGGTTGAGGCCCTGCTCCACGCCTTCCTGCCGCACCGGTTCATCCTGCACAGCCACGCAGATGCCATCATCTCTCTCACCAATCAGTCCGACGGCGAAAAGGCCGTGCGGGGACTGTTCGGGCGGAAACTCGCATTCGTGCCCTACATTATGCCGGGCTTTGCGCTGGCAAAATGCTGCGCGGATATATTCGATGCTGACAGCGAGGTGGAAGGCCTCCTTCTATACCGGCACGGCCTGGTGACGTTCGCGGACACGGCAGCCGAGGCATACAGCCGGCACATTGAGTTCGTCACGCTGGCCGAAGAAGAGGCCGCCAGGCGGGCACGGTTGAAGACCACCCCTGCCGTTGCCCGCAGTTCTGGTCCCTCCCGTGACCGGGCCGCGCATTTCATGGCCGCTCTCCGGAAGGCATTCATTCGCCGCGGTTTCCGTCCGGTGCTGAGTCTCATGGACTCTGCAGAGGCAGTGGCATTCTGCGACAACAAGCGGCTTGTGGATGCTGCCCAGCGTGGCCCGCTCACCCCTGATCATGTGATTCAGACCAAACGTCTGCCGCTGGCCGTACCGGTTGGGCTTTTTGAAAGCGGGAGCTACGGAAACAGCCTGGAAGGATGCTTCGACCGGTATGTCCGTGATTACGAGGCCTACTTTCACAAACAGGCGGCCCGTCGCGACGGCGGCTTGCGAATGCTCGATCCGCTGCCCCGGGTGGTGCTCGTTCCCGGTCTCGGCGTGATTGCTGCGGGTAATACTGCCCGGCAGGCTGCCGCCATCAGGGATATCTACGAGCATACGGTCTCCGTAATCAGTCTGGTGGAGACCGGCGGCCAGTACGAGGCGCTTCCTGCCTCCGACATATTTGACGTCGAATACTGGTCCCTGGAGCAGGCAAAGCTGGGCAAACGTGCGGCTGGTGCGCCACTTCAGGGGAAAACGGCCATCGTGTCCGGGGCGGCCAGCGGCATCGGAAAGGCGGTATCCCTGGAACTGGCTGCCGCCGGTGCATGTGTCGCAATGCTGGACCGAGACGAACTCCGGCTCCGGGAGGCCGAGGCCGACATCCGCTCGGGGTGCCGGAGCGGAAACGCTGTCCGCGGTTTCCCGGTCGACGTGACCTCCCAGTCCGCAGTTGCGCAGTGCTTTGCCGAGACGGCGATCTGGACCGGCGGAATAGATATCGTTGTTCAGAATGCAGGTGTTTTCCCCCGCAACCAGACCGTGGAGGAAATGGATTCCAGCCAGTGGTCCCTGTCCATGCAGGTAAATGTTGATGGGGCACTCCGTGTGATGTCCCGGGCGATGCACTGGCTGCGCCAGAATCATGACGGCGGAGATATCCTGGTCATCGCCTCAAAAAATGTCCCGGCACCAGGAAAGCAGGCGGCGGCGTACAGCGTCGGCAAGGCGGCCCAGACACAGCTGGCGCGGGTCTGTGCCCTGGAAGGCGGCGAATACGGGATCCGCGTCAACACGATCCATCCTCACATGGTTTTCGACACCGGTATATGGACGCCAGAGATGCTGGCGTCGCGGGCGGCTGCATACGGAATGACGGTTGATGAATACCGGCAGAACAACCTGCTGAAGACCGGGATCACCAGCGCCGATGTCGCACGGACCGTCAGGGCTCTCGTGGACGGATCATTCGCAAAGACGACCGGGGCGCAAATTCCCGTCGATGGTGGCAGCGAGCGAACCCTGTAGGCGGAAGCACCGGCGGGTTATTTCCGCCACGAGGAACATGCCGAGTGAATGCGAGCTTCCAGCAGACTGAAACGGCCCGGCGCCTGGCGGATGAGCGGGCCGTATATGCCTGGGAATTTGAGCGGGATTTCCAGAACCATGTTGGCAGGCTGGAACGATGGGTAGACCTGCGGCCCTATGAAAAATACCTGGTCCGGCTTGGAGAACTGCTCGGACAGCTGTGGTCCAGGACAACCGTTGGCGACGCTGTTGACGATTCACAGCGGTTTGTCCGGGCGTCGGTTGTCCGGGCCCCGGTCCTGCTGATGCTGCTGCTGGCGTCCGCATTTACCCCTCTGCTCCAGCAGTATCTCCCGATCGTGGCGGTCTACTGGCTGACAGTTGCCACTGGGGGTGTAATCGCATTCCTGGGAATTGCCCCTAAAGCGGTCTTTCATGTCCAGACTCTGATCGACATCGTGGCGGTCACGGTCCTCGTACACCTGCTTGGATCGATCACGACGGTCGCCGTTGTCTTTTACCCCCTGATGGTGGTCCTGATCACGATCGCCATAGGATTCATGCCGGGGATATTTTATGCGGCAGCCGTAACCTTCTCCTATACCCTGCTTGTGGTTCTGGAAGGGATCGGGTTGCTGCCCTATTCACCCCTGCTGGGACATGAATATCCGGCATTTCTGGTGGCCGGATGGCCGACCTATCCCATAGCCGTCATCCTGAGCGCCCATATCATCACCTACGGCAGTGCACTGATTGCGGGTGCGCTTGCCTACGAAATTGAAGTCAAGCGGCGTCAGGCAAATGAGGCAGTCAGGAGCAAGAGCGAACTGCTCGCGATCTGCTCGCATGACCTGAAGAACCTGCTGGTCACGGTTACAGGATACAGCGAACTGCTTCTCACGAATCTGAGAGACCGTCCGGTGTCGGTTTCAGACCTGACGCTCTATGCACAGCACATTCATGCAAATGGCAGCCGGATGCTTGAGCTGATCCACAACCTGCTCGACTCGGCCCGGCTGGAATCCAATGGGATCCCGCTGGTGAAGGGCAGTGTCGAGCTGACACGGATGGTGAAGGAAGTTGCCGCTCTCCAGCAGACCAATGCGGCATTCAAGCAGGCAGAAGTCAGCTGCACGGTACCGGAGATCCCGGTCTGGATTGAAGCCGATGGCTCCAAGCTCTCCCAGGCGCTTACCAACCTCGTCCAGAATGCAATCATTCACGTACCGGACCATCGGGGCCGGATAACGGTCGATGTCAGCGAGCCGGATGGCGGTCGTGTACGGATAGCGGTCCGTGATAACGGACCGGGAATCGCCTCCGATGTCATGCCGATCCTGTTTGATCCCACCGCCTTGGCGATGCGCCGGAAGACGGCGCGGCGCCGCCTGGGCATGTCCCTGAGTACCGGTCTGGGCCTGTCGATTGTCAAACGGTTCGTGGAGATGCACGGCGGGCAGCTCACAGTCGAATGCCCGCCGGGATGCGGGACGACATTCTGGATCGATTTGCCGTGGACGGAGCGGCGGAGGCAGGGGAAGGCAGGCTGCGAATGCAGTCCCGCCCGTTACGCTGCCGCAACCGATGGCCGTCTCAGTGAAGGCGGTGTGCCGGTATGAGTGAACGGGTGGCAGGATGCGATCTGGGGAAAGCGGCTGCGAAATTCGCGGTGGCGAGAATCTGCGACGACGGTGCGCTAGCCGTCGAATCATTTCGCTGTATTCCTCACAATGGCCGCCCCTTTGACGTGTTCCGGGAGTGGTACTGGGAGCAGGGGATATCGTCGTGTGCCGCATTGTCGGCGACGGGCCTCTATGCCGAGGAACTCGTTGCGCCTGTCATTTCGGGGCTTCCCGAGGACGCATGTGTGGCTTCCGCCCTCAGGCTGAGGCAGGACCTCGATGGCCCGGTCAATCTCGTGAGTCTGGGTGCCCGTGGGTATTCGGTGTTTACCCGGAATGAGCGCGGGCACATCAACTACATTGAAAACGACAAATGCTCGTCTGGGACCGGCGAGACAATCGTCAAGATTGCCGGACGGTTCGGTCTGGATCTGGAAGAAGCTGACCGGATCGCCATGGCGGCTCAGGCGG
Above is a window of Deltaproteobacteria bacterium DNA encoding:
- a CDS encoding bifunctional aldolase/short-chain dehydrogenase, with protein sequence MPDRALVRDRRPDEQQKESPMVQNQWNDAEAARHSTPLEKLVYVSRLLGSDPSLVLHGGGNTSAKDSVRNLAGDRLDVLFVKGSGWDMATIEAPGFPGVDLNYLRKLRPLAALGDIEMVNELRTHLLNAESPTPSVEALLHAFLPHRFILHSHADAIISLTNQSDGEKAVRGLFGRKLAFVPYIMPGFALAKCCADIFDADSEVEGLLLYRHGLVTFADTAAEAYSRHIEFVTLAEEEAARRARLKTTPAVARSSGPSRDRAAHFMAALRKAFIRRGFRPVLSLMDSAEAVAFCDNKRLVDAAQRGPLTPDHVIQTKRLPLAVPVGLFESGSYGNSLEGCFDRYVRDYEAYFHKQAARRDGGLRMLDPLPRVVLVPGLGVIAAGNTARQAAAIRDIYEHTVSVISLVETGGQYEALPASDIFDVEYWSLEQAKLGKRAAGAPLQGKTAIVSGAASGIGKAVSLELAAAGACVAMLDRDELRLREAEADIRSGCRSGNAVRGFPVDVTSQSAVAQCFAETAIWTGGIDIVVQNAGVFPRNQTVEEMDSSQWSLSMQVNVDGALRVMSRAMHWLRQNHDGGDILVIASKNVPAPGKQAAAYSVGKAAQTQLARVCALEGGEYGIRVNTIHPHMVFDTGIWTPEMLASRAAAYGMTVDEYRQNNLLKTGITSADVARTVRALVDGSFAKTTGAQIPVDGGSERTL
- a CDS encoding HAMP domain-containing histidine kinase, yielding MNASFQQTETARRLADERAVYAWEFERDFQNHVGRLERWVDLRPYEKYLVRLGELLGQLWSRTTVGDAVDDSQRFVRASVVRAPVLLMLLLASAFTPLLQQYLPIVAVYWLTVATGGVIAFLGIAPKAVFHVQTLIDIVAVTVLVHLLGSITTVAVVFYPLMVVLITIAIGFMPGIFYAAAVTFSYTLLVVLEGIGLLPYSPLLGHEYPAFLVAGWPTYPIAVILSAHIITYGSALIAGALAYEIEVKRRQANEAVRSKSELLAICSHDLKNLLVTVTGYSELLLTNLRDRPVSVSDLTLYAQHIHANGSRMLELIHNLLDSARLESNGIPLVKGSVELTRMVKEVAALQQTNAAFKQAEVSCTVPEIPVWIEADGSKLSQALTNLVQNAIIHVPDHRGRITVDVSEPDGGRVRIAVRDNGPGIASDVMPILFDPTALAMRRKTARRRLGMSLSTGLGLSIVKRFVEMHGGQLTVECPPGCGTTFWIDLPWTERRRQGKAGCECSPARYAAATDGRLSEGGVPV